Part of the Citrus sinensis cultivar Valencia sweet orange chromosome 2, DVS_A1.0, whole genome shotgun sequence genome, CACTCGTCGTCGTCCACGTATCATAGCAGCTCGTCACCGGCGGATCGGAGTCGCGCCCCTCGTCACCAATTGTCCccgcatttatttattaatgcagttgttattattattaattatttctattttagttattattataataaatgtaaatttaataatgttattattattattattaattactattttagttgttatttttatttttattattataaaatttattattgtcattgttgttgttattaattttttaattattactattacttattattattattatcatcatcatcaaataacaataattaacaaggagtatattagtaaattaaaatagttcaTTCCGATTTTaggacaaagtaaacacatcaatagAAATTAAGCTCATTCCGATTCTCAATCCTATTTTTGTAActcaaataaacaatttattcttattttcattcatgATTTGGATTCCCGTCCATTTCATTCtgattattaattagtaaatacAAGATGAATGAGATCCAATAATTTATCCAAACTCTACTCACTGAGCTTGTAATGTGGCAATTATGTAGCCATGCTGCAACAATGTTTATGGAATAATAATTAGTATAGAGAATTTTTATCCCAAAAGATATAgatgatattaattttgtaagcttgaaaatatatagatatatattcTTGCTGcaattcattttctaaattaacagcaaagaaaataaataaataaataaatcatcctGAATATTGTGTGTAAATTTTTACAatcttgaaataaataaacttcaataaaactaaaaatttaagtttatgAGTTGATTTTCTTCCTGAATCCTGCATTCTATCAAGAGTTTTCCCTCCGGTACCTAACTCAActattcaatattaaaatttaaatatcaatttatggcatttctatttgtttttatcatCAACTCGGGATAATAATTGTGctttataacataaaataccaacaaaaattatgctaattttcaatttggcAGCCTCATTCGTACTTGGGGAGTAAATCAAACCAATATTGATAGCTTATCTGAAAATAAACTCATGCAAATTTGCTTCGTAACGTTAcctaatttttcaaatcattaaGGTGCTTCAAACTATTTAGTAGAGGCTAAAAATGATACTACACCTCTGTAAAGGTGAAAGTGAAACCAACAAAACAAATGGTAGTGGAGGGCCATCTTTaactttttctcattttggaATTGAATGCAAAATAAAAGCTTTCTGAATTTGGTGCCATGCCAAAAGACAAAGCCACCAGGCACTGGTGGTGTTATTGAACAACCTGACATGCACTTGAAAACTGAACAATATCGGCCATTCTTGCAGCTTGTCCTTGTGTTTGAGCTCTTTGGATTCATTCCATTGATGGTTTATAGCATCCCACTTTTcttgttcaaaatatttacacTTCCCATTTATTCAATCAAATATGTTAACAATAGTTTCTCCAAAATTCCCATCTGAGTCCAGTTCAGTCGTCGTCCAATTGATTTTTGGAGACACAGTCAGAATCTCGAGCACTTGACGGCCCCATGGAGATTGGACAggcttttgataaaatttataaaatgaaatatatatatatatataatcgaAAAGAAACTTCAGCTTCTAGACCTCAACACAGAACTTTCACTCTCGTCTGTGAGTTGAGATAATTTTCTGAAATGATTCATACTCTGCTTTAGGCAATTTCCTTGCAGCAAAAGTTTCTGCAAACCCTATATTAAATGTCTTAGCGGCAATTAGAACatcagaaaataaagaatgaatattttcttttgtattgaAAAGGCATTAAAgccacaaaattaaaaattttacagatttttttttttattttgatgtatATGTTAAACAACactttgggggaaaaaaaaaaaagtgtacatgaatttaatttgaaagaaCGTAAAGAATTCCTACCAACTTCTCTATTCACACAAAAGAACTGGTCATTTAGGATGTGATTCTACAGCATCTACTGATCTTCTAATGGGGAGGACTGGGTTCTACAAAGGCGAACGGCTTCAATTAATGAATTTCCTTTCCCGGGCACGGGTAAGCTTACAGTTGCTTCCATTTTCATGTGAGGATGCAGTGGTGAGGGCATCAGTGGGTTATATCTACCGATTGTGTGAGGAGACGACCTAGATCTACTATAGCCAGCACTTGTTGGAGACAAGTTTAACTGCTCCAAAGCTCGGAACTGGAGTTGACAGGGATAGTCCCTTACACAGCCAATGCGGGGACCTGCTCCCGTTGTCCATTTGCAGGACAACTGCTTCCCCAACTGATATGACTTCATTCCTTTACGCGAATTTATCCTTTGGAGAATTGCTTCTTCAGGAACTGGTTCTACTTCATTTTCTGCATCTTCGTCATTTGACAACTCttgctttgaatttttgattTCTGGTTTAGAAACATATGCTCCTTCTACAGAACCAGGAACATTCATTTGAGATTCTACTGATGGGTTGTTGCTACTCGGCTTAAAAGCTGGAATGTTACTCTCTGGTCTTTCTAAAAGCTCACTCCTTTTTTGTACTTCAATACTAGGCAATTTCATACTAAACTTCTGGAAACTGTCCAACTTTTGAAGTCCTTTCGAAGGAGTAGTTTCGTGTTTTGTTGAATCAGTTTTGTCTTGACTCAAGTCTTCGACATTGTTCTCTTCAGTCTCTAATTCGTCAAGGGCCTGAACCAAGTCCTCATCAGATGAGTGGTTCCTAATGTGCATACTATTTCTTTGTTTACCATCTGAGGCTTCTTCTGCATCTACTGGACTCATCTGCTTACATCAGAATGAACGCATTGTCAGAAAAAGCTCTTTTACTTCCCTCTATCGAGAAACTTACAAAAGAATTCgtatctttatatttttaccttGACATCTGTGAGATCAACATTGTTCTCTTTAAGGAATGAGATAAAGTCATTGAAGTTTTGTTCTGTAGGGCGATAATGACCACTGTGAGGCCAAACTGCCTGTTGAAAAgcaggggaaaaaaaaaaagtcatcaaAAGACACTATCTTGataattaaagacaataagTTCAAGAAACACAAAGTTGAgataaaataaccaaaaaaaaaaaaaagattacctTAAGGACGCCACTTTCAACAACTAATCTCCCGGCAGCCGTTGTGGCTCCTCCAGCCAAGAAGCTGGAATGCTGAAatgttccttttctttttttgccaACATACAAGGATTTTGTTGTGCTTAGGACAAAGATCCACTTAGAATCAATATCCACATTTGTGTCGAGGATCAACCCTGACTGCttgtaaaagaattttccgtCCTTCACGATAACTTCATAAGGCTTTCTTTCCATCTGTAGATCAAAAGCAATTTATAAGTAAAGTTTTAagctataaaaaatttaggataAAGGATGACCAAGGAAAGAAATAGAGGCTTACCGGACCAAGATACTTGATGCACTGCTGATGAAGCTTCCATCGAGGGCATTTATCAACAAGATTTACTTCCCTCCCTTCCCCTATATCGACCCTGAATTTCAAACCAGTGAATCTACCATTAACTTAAAACCGTCACATAATTCAAATCGGTGAAGCAAAAAGGTTTCAGTTAAAGTGTCTTACCAGTAAAAGAAGGGTTCTCTACTATGACTATGAAGCCATTTATCATAATAGAAGTGTAGATTATGTCCATAACGATGCCGTGGGTCAATCTGTTTAACATTAGAAACAAAGCTTTTAAATCAGCAACAGAAAATGTAGAAGTGATTATACATACTAAATCCGTTTGCTAATAAAGTTTGAATTATCCAAATGACTTACTGCTTCGAGCCAGTGTTGTAAGGCAAGTTTTTGTGCTCTGTCATTCTTTGATAAACCTTTTCCAACCTACAAAATCAAGGAAAACAATTAGATaccagaaacaaaaaaatgctTCCTTACACAAAATCATATATCTATGAGTTTGAAAGTTACCTTAGCAGCTCTGGTCCTGGCCCTTGACCAACGTGAAATGGcagtttcatttttctctataTCAAAGAACGATATAGAACTTCGCTTGAGTTCAGCGAAATCTAAGAGCTTCCACCTAGAACAATACAGGTTGTTGCATTAGAACAAGCTAAAAACATATAGAACTTTGTGAACAATACCTGCAATATCAACAAATAATACACACCAGCTCTGCTCAACAATAACTGCACAATCAGCTAGCTTTCTCCTTGTTCGGAAGCTTTTGTATACTTTCTGCAATTTTATTGCAGCTTCATGCTTGGGGTTATTGGGATCCAAAATCGGAAATTGTTGGATTGTCTCCATAGAATCTTCTGACCTTGGAGATTGATTATCCATTTCGTTTACCTTTATTCTGATTGATCTAATGGACTCATCCTTTTCTTTGTCTG contains:
- the LOC102614486 gene encoding IQ domain-containing protein IQM2; this encodes MGVSVSCPFAEYSDVESGLESVIVKSICFGDEEVKTPVRSVSFNSQDLEPTILKSLGCGKMVKERSVSFKECELEAMISRTSSLSSDKEKDESIRSIRIKVNEMDNQSPRSEDSMETIQQFPILDPNNPKHEAAIKLQKVYKSFRTRRKLADCAVIVEQSWWKLLDFAELKRSSISFFDIEKNETAISRWSRARTRAAKVGKGLSKNDRAQKLALQHWLEAIDPRHRYGHNLHFYYDKWLHSHSREPFFYWVDIGEGREVNLVDKCPRWKLHQQCIKYLGPMERKPYEVIVKDGKFFYKQSGLILDTNVDIDSKWIFVLSTTKSLYVGKKRKGTFQHSSFLAGGATTAAGRLVVESGVLKAVWPHSGHYRPTEQNFNDFISFLKENNVDLTDVKMSPVDAEEASDGKQRNSMHIRNHSSDEDLVQALDELETEENNVEDLSQDKTDSTKHETTPSKGLQKLDSFQKFSMKLPSIEVQKRSELLERPESNIPAFKPSSNNPSVESQMNVPGSVEGAYVSKPEIKNSKQELSNDEDAENEVEPVPEEAILQRINSRKGMKSYQLGKQLSCKWTTGAGPRIGCVRDYPCQLQFRALEQLNLSPTSAGYSRSRSSPHTIGRYNPLMPSPLHPHMKMEATVSLPVPGKGNSLIEAVRLCRTQSSPLEDQ